CGTCGATGGCCACGGAAGCCTCGCTCATGTTGGGCGGCTGCTGGGAGAGGTGGATGGCCGCCAACTCGTAGAACCCCATGAGGTGGTTGGCCACCACCACGGCGGCGGGCGCCGAGGCGATCTGTTCCTGGACTTGTGCCATCTCCCGGGCCATGTCCTCGGCCTGCTGGCGTTCCTCCGGGCTCAGGGCCTCGTCGGACAAGTCGTGGGTTGGCGCGGTGCCGCCAGCGGCGTCTGTCCCTGAAACTTCCTCGGGTTCGACGGGGTGCTCTCCACCGGGGGTCCAGAGGCTGCTCATCGTGTTCGCTCCTGTTGTTCGTGGTGGCCTGCCCGGCGGGCGGCACTCTCGTCGGGTGCTGGTCGACCCCGGGAGCGGTAGCCTACGGCTCACAACTAGATGGAAAGCGGGGTTCACCCCCCACCCGGCACGCGTTCAGCGGGCCCGGGTCCTCATCTCGTCTGATCGACGGGTCGTCCAGCGTCTTGAAGGGCAATGTCCTGAAAGGCAGTGCCTTCAGTGGCTAGACGGCCGTCGACCTTGGCGGGTGTCGGCTTTCCGGCGCCCGTCGTTTCGGCTTTTCCGGGGTCTTTACCCTGTGTACCAGTCGGTTCCGTCGGACGCCACCGCCCAAACCCCCACGAGGAGCGAGAGCCAACGTGACGCACAGGAGTGACGACTAATAGCAACGCCGACGAATCAGGAACCGCGGATCAATGACCGCATCCGGGCCCGACAGGTCCGGCTGGTCTCGCCCGACGGTGAACAGATGGGGATTCAGACCCTGTCTGACGCACTGGACGCGGCCCAGGAGATCGGGTTGGACCTGGTGGAGGTGGCCGACAAGGCCGACCCACCGGTTTGCCGGATCATGGACTACGGGAAGTTCAAGTACGAACAGTCCCA
Above is a window of Acidimicrobiales bacterium DNA encoding:
- a CDS encoding DUF1844 domain-containing protein, whose product is MSSLWTPGGEHPVEPEEVSGTDAAGGTAPTHDLSDEALSPEERQQAEDMAREMAQVQEQIASAPAAVVVANHLMGFYELAAIHLSQQPPNMSEASVAIDALGAVVEKLPGRLGEAEATMRDALHQIRLAYVSVEKALRDAAENPGSEATDEEE